In Gulosibacter molinativorax, a single window of DNA contains:
- a CDS encoding lipoate--protein ligase family protein, whose product MHGEYKVPGGKLVVVDFDVTAGRLENVRLAGDFFLEPDEALGALNSGLEGLSAEATGEDITRAAREALPQDAQLLGFSPESVAVVVRRALTGARNWRDYDWKILHPGPLAPRVHVALDQVLTEEVGAGRRGPTLRIWEWNEDAAVIGSFQSVKNEIDMEAAEAEGVQVVRRISGGGAMFMEAESVVTYSLYVPAELVAGMSFAESYAYLDEWVLEALGALGIEATYEPLNDIASPSGKIGGAAQKRLGSGAVLHHATLSYDIDADRMVRVLRIGREKMSDKGTKSAKKRVSPLKSQTGLSRAEIIASLKSTFVSRHGGTADEITDAEMARARELAESKFASRDWTYRVP is encoded by the coding sequence TTGCACGGCGAGTACAAGGTTCCCGGCGGCAAGCTCGTCGTGGTCGATTTCGACGTGACCGCGGGCAGGCTTGAGAACGTTCGGTTGGCTGGCGACTTCTTCCTCGAACCCGACGAGGCGCTGGGCGCGTTGAACTCGGGCCTTGAAGGCCTTTCGGCCGAGGCAACGGGCGAGGACATCACCAGGGCGGCACGCGAGGCGCTGCCACAGGATGCGCAGCTGCTCGGCTTTTCGCCCGAGTCCGTCGCCGTCGTGGTGCGTCGCGCCCTGACCGGCGCGCGAAATTGGCGTGACTACGACTGGAAGATCCTGCATCCCGGCCCCCTCGCGCCCCGCGTGCACGTGGCGCTCGACCAGGTGCTCACCGAAGAGGTGGGCGCAGGGCGTCGGGGGCCGACGCTGCGGATCTGGGAGTGGAACGAGGATGCCGCGGTCATCGGTTCGTTCCAGTCGGTCAAGAACGAGATTGACATGGAGGCCGCCGAGGCCGAGGGCGTGCAGGTGGTGCGCCGCATCTCGGGCGGCGGCGCGATGTTCATGGAAGCGGAATCGGTCGTCACCTATTCGCTTTATGTTCCCGCCGAGCTCGTCGCGGGGATGAGTTTCGCCGAGTCGTACGCGTATCTCGACGAGTGGGTGCTCGAGGCACTTGGCGCGCTCGGGATCGAGGCGACCTATGAGCCTCTCAACGACATCGCCTCGCCAAGCGGCAAGATCGGTGGCGCCGCGCAGAAGCGCCTCGGCTCGGGCGCCGTGCTGCACCACGCGACGCTGTCGTACGACATCGACGCGGATCGAATGGTGCGCGTGCTGCGCATCGGTCGCGAGAAGATGAGCGACAAGGGCACGAAGTCGGCGAAGAAACGCGTTTCGCCGCTGAAGTCGCAGACTGGACTGTCGCGCGCCGAGATCATCGCAAGCCTCAAGAGCACCTTCGTCTCGCGCCACGGCGGCACCGCGGACGAGATTACGGATGCGGAGATGGCGCGGGCCCGCGAACTGGCCGAGAGCAAGTTCGCGAGCCGCGACTGGACGTATCGAGTGCCGTAG
- a CDS encoding PepSY domain-containing protein: MNSNVRTALVTLASSAVLLGLVGCAGSANDAQATGEPTGAVPSETPPQSADARATESETGDYPIEATDEATVRAAEYTDAISSVISVHKGVSDEDVFAFDLEREDDDDDNDEVFNIDVAYNATVYEYDVLPDGSPRLDDTEQRELDDEDLREIETAELDMVAAIKAALAHQEGTIEEVELDTEDGAVVWKIDYTDDAADDLLVDAVTGEVTADN, encoded by the coding sequence ATGAACAGCAACGTACGAACAGCATTGGTTACCCTCGCATCCTCGGCCGTACTGCTCGGCCTGGTTGGCTGCGCGGGCTCGGCAAACGACGCACAGGCTACTGGCGAACCGACCGGCGCCGTTCCCTCCGAAACACCACCGCAATCCGCCGACGCGAGGGCGACGGAATCAGAGACCGGTGATTATCCGATCGAAGCCACCGACGAAGCCACGGTGCGCGCGGCCGAATACACGGACGCGATTTCCTCGGTGATCTCGGTACATAAGGGTGTCTCCGACGAGGATGTGTTCGCGTTCGACCTCGAGCGCGAGGATGACGACGACGATAACGACGAGGTCTTTAACATCGATGTCGCCTATAACGCCACCGTGTACGAGTACGACGTCCTGCCCGATGGCTCACCGCGGCTTGACGACACCGAGCAGCGAGAGCTCGATGACGAGGATCTCCGCGAGATTGAAACGGCCGAGCTCGACATGGTGGCCGCCATCAAGGCAGCGTTGGCCCACCAAGAAGGCACGATCGAAGAGGTCGAGCTAGACACCGAGGACGGTGCCGTCGTGTGGAAGATCGACTACACCGACGACGCGGCCGATGACCTACTCGTTGACGCCGTAACCGGTGAGGTCACGGCCGACAACTAA
- a CDS encoding GNAT family N-acetyltransferase: MTETTASETPETETQKAEYSFSHDPGHNRYVANYDGDIVGFAAYRPAADGVHFNHTVVDQAHQGEGVASRLIRYALDDFERTSNQAVIPDCSYVRAWLQNHPDYQHLTEERA; encoded by the coding sequence ATGACTGAAACCACAGCATCCGAAACCCCCGAGACCGAGACGCAGAAGGCCGAATACTCGTTCTCGCACGATCCAGGCCACAACCGGTACGTCGCAAACTACGACGGTGACATCGTTGGATTCGCAGCCTATCGCCCGGCCGCAGACGGCGTGCACTTCAACCACACGGTCGTCGACCAGGCGCACCAGGGTGAGGGTGTCGCGTCGCGGCTCATCCGCTATGCGCTCGACGACTTCGAGCGCACGAGTAACCAGGCTGTCATCCCCGATTGCTCTTACGTTCGTGCCTGGCTGCAGAACCACCCGGATTACCAGCACCTCACCGAGGAGCGGGCGTAG
- a CDS encoding TetR family transcriptional regulator C-terminal domain-containing protein — MTKGGTKRGRPPIDPDDLVPILEAVLRLATTKNSQLITVREIAQEADVSVGRLQHHFGTRDELIGTAFEHHLLKVTDRLQNLRDAPGSARERMSRMIDEIAFNRAWRRSTIWIDLIAHAVSSDRYRAAVERINDAWNRVFTELIADGEAVGEFRLSATAEMTAAHLVAVSDGLTVMVITDGEGQAESRGQARRDMLAAAVSAALGGEFPTSHLPRDDRTPFV, encoded by the coding sequence ATGACGAAAGGCGGCACTAAACGCGGGCGTCCACCGATCGACCCTGACGACCTCGTACCCATTCTGGAAGCAGTTCTGCGGCTCGCGACAACTAAGAATTCACAGCTCATCACAGTGCGAGAAATCGCGCAGGAAGCGGATGTCTCGGTCGGGCGATTGCAGCACCACTTTGGAACGCGTGATGAATTGATCGGGACCGCATTTGAGCATCATCTGCTCAAGGTCACGGACCGACTGCAGAACCTGAGGGACGCACCTGGGAGCGCGCGCGAGCGGATGTCTCGCATGATTGATGAAATTGCGTTCAACCGTGCCTGGCGGCGGTCAACGATTTGGATCGACCTCATCGCACACGCGGTTAGCTCCGACAGGTACCGAGCTGCAGTTGAGCGAATTAATGACGCATGGAACCGAGTATTCACTGAACTCATCGCGGACGGCGAGGCTGTCGGTGAGTTTAGATTATCCGCGACGGCAGAAATGACGGCGGCGCATCTCGTCGCGGTATCTGACGGGCTGACTGTCATGGTGATCACTGACGGAGAGGGACAGGCAGAATCCAGAGGTCAGGCTCGGCGTGACATGTTGGCTGCGGCCGTGAGTGCTGCCCTCGGCGGCGAATTCCCGACCTCTCATCTTCCAAGAGACGACAGAACCCCATTCGTATAA
- a CDS encoding flavin monoamine oxidase family protein, with translation MAKKSTDVVVVGAGFAGLTAARELERAGLDVIVWESRDRVGGRVWTDHRLGHDLEIGGTWVHWSQPHTWAELSRYGITIDPSPKAETVYWLDQDDQVHVSEAAEFSASIGPAQAGVVHDSRDVFPRPDSPSANTRSVVFSDADNMTIRDRFDELAESLSPEEQGPWLASQAIWASHINGKLEDVALTAGLRWSAATGGGWQTLHEASSSYRVTGGMTSFIGNFERDLRAPVELNTRATRITSVGSDAVEVESAEGRIVEASAVIVTVPFAALDQIKFTPDLPADVQSLGSDALGNNGFKLWISVRGKVAPFSAYASAEHPIIMVKTEFIGEYESVLVGFGADHTQFDATSLDDARAMLARWRPDLEVTGVTTHDWMADEDSRTTWQLLRPGRLKHLTGAQATAGPIRFASSDNANLWPGFVDGAIERGLATAREIIQSRER, from the coding sequence ATGGCGAAAAAGTCGACCGATGTGGTCGTTGTCGGAGCGGGTTTTGCAGGCCTTACTGCTGCCCGAGAATTGGAACGTGCCGGGCTGGACGTAATCGTGTGGGAGTCACGCGATCGTGTCGGTGGCCGGGTCTGGACGGATCACCGTCTCGGTCACGATCTCGAAATCGGCGGTACCTGGGTGCACTGGTCTCAGCCGCACACCTGGGCCGAGCTCTCGCGGTACGGGATTACGATCGATCCCTCGCCCAAGGCCGAGACAGTGTACTGGCTTGACCAAGACGACCAAGTTCACGTTTCTGAGGCAGCAGAATTTAGCGCAAGCATCGGGCCGGCTCAAGCAGGTGTTGTACATGACTCCCGCGACGTGTTTCCAAGGCCTGACTCCCCCAGCGCCAATACGCGCTCGGTCGTGTTCAGCGATGCCGACAACATGACCATCCGAGACCGCTTCGATGAGCTTGCCGAGTCACTCTCTCCGGAAGAACAAGGGCCCTGGCTCGCGAGTCAGGCAATCTGGGCGAGTCACATTAACGGCAAGCTCGAGGACGTCGCGCTTACCGCCGGGCTCCGCTGGTCGGCGGCGACGGGCGGGGGCTGGCAGACACTCCACGAGGCCTCGTCCTCATACCGGGTGACCGGCGGCATGACGTCCTTCATTGGCAATTTCGAACGCGACCTCCGGGCTCCTGTTGAACTCAACACCCGCGCAACCAGGATCACTTCGGTGGGTAGTGATGCCGTCGAGGTCGAGTCTGCCGAAGGCCGAATAGTTGAAGCCAGCGCAGTGATCGTGACCGTTCCGTTCGCCGCACTCGATCAAATTAAGTTCACTCCAGACCTACCCGCGGACGTCCAGTCACTCGGGAGCGATGCCCTTGGTAACAATGGGTTCAAGCTCTGGATCAGTGTGCGAGGAAAAGTCGCGCCGTTCAGTGCATACGCGAGCGCCGAACATCCGATCATCATGGTCAAAACGGAGTTCATCGGGGAATACGAGTCGGTGTTGGTCGGATTCGGGGCCGACCACACACAGTTTGACGCGACTTCTCTCGATGACGCGAGGGCCATGCTCGCGCGTTGGCGACCAGACCTCGAAGTGACTGGCGTCACCACTCACGATTGGATGGCTGACGAAGACTCGAGAACCACTTGGCAGCTACTGCGCCCTGGGCGACTCAAGCACCTCACCGGAGCTCAGGCGACCGCGGGCCCCATCAGGTTCGCCTCAAGTGACAATGCGAACCTGTGGCCTGGCTTCGTCGACGGGGCCATTGAGCGTGGGCTCGCAACGGCACGAGAGATTATCCAATCCAGAGAGCGGTGA
- a CDS encoding extracellular solute-binding protein, giving the protein MQRRRIANRMWLAGAAVAALLLSGCQQVSQSDQTEVDLGTPVAGEVPEGVFEGTTLTFAGSGGIFQDGQAAAAWDPFAEQTGATFLQDAYDPGKLKAMVDSGNTTWDLVNATQFDTAQYCGTLYEELDYSQIDISNVPEGTITDDCMVPQILYGLVLVYNTDTFGDNPPTTAADFFDTEKFPGQRTVSASPYVDPQMFEFAMVADDKDTSSVTADDIVPALDKYREIEDSLITWTSGAQAQQQLESGEAVMGLVWSGRGYGAANAGAPVAAMWDEWMVMVDSTAIPKGSQNLQAAHSAINYYGGAEQQTKMSELTSYGPINVNAKPDLSGELGNWMTTDHLDTGHYPNVDFWVENYDALQSAWSSWVTTG; this is encoded by the coding sequence ATGCAGCGTAGACGTATCGCCAATCGAATGTGGCTGGCGGGAGCAGCGGTGGCAGCCTTGCTGCTGTCCGGCTGTCAACAGGTTTCACAATCGGATCAAACAGAAGTCGATCTCGGCACGCCCGTAGCTGGTGAAGTCCCTGAGGGAGTTTTCGAGGGCACAACGCTGACCTTTGCTGGCTCCGGTGGCATTTTCCAGGACGGTCAGGCGGCCGCGGCATGGGATCCGTTTGCCGAGCAGACCGGAGCGACTTTCCTGCAAGATGCGTATGACCCGGGCAAGCTCAAGGCGATGGTCGACAGCGGCAACACGACATGGGATCTCGTCAACGCAACGCAGTTTGACACCGCTCAATATTGCGGCACGCTCTATGAGGAGCTCGACTACTCGCAGATCGATATCTCGAACGTGCCGGAAGGCACAATCACCGATGACTGCATGGTGCCGCAGATTCTGTACGGTCTCGTTCTCGTATACAACACCGACACTTTTGGAGACAACCCTCCGACGACTGCAGCTGACTTCTTCGACACGGAGAAGTTCCCCGGTCAGCGCACAGTGAGCGCGTCCCCATACGTGGACCCGCAGATGTTTGAGTTTGCGATGGTTGCGGATGATAAAGACACTTCGAGCGTCACCGCCGACGACATCGTCCCTGCGCTCGACAAGTACCGCGAGATTGAAGACTCGCTCATCACCTGGACGAGCGGCGCACAAGCTCAGCAGCAGCTTGAGTCAGGTGAAGCGGTGATGGGTCTGGTCTGGAGTGGTCGCGGCTACGGCGCCGCAAACGCCGGTGCTCCCGTAGCTGCCATGTGGGACGAGTGGATGGTCATGGTCGATTCGACGGCAATCCCGAAGGGTTCCCAGAATCTACAAGCTGCACATTCGGCGATTAATTATTACGGTGGCGCTGAGCAACAGACGAAGATGTCCGAGTTGACTTCGTATGGCCCGATTAACGTCAATGCCAAGCCCGATTTGAGCGGTGAACTTGGGAACTGGATGACTACTGATCACCTCGACACGGGGCACTATCCGAACGTTGATTTCTGGGTCGAGAACTATGACGCGTTACAGTCCGCGTGGTCAAGCTGGGTCACGACGGGTTAA
- a CDS encoding ABC transporter permease yields MLPLIDIIVRSFTDVSPADTRGNYWWLVSNTDNLIIGARTILTSLVVTIACLVLAYPYAYLMTIVSDRSRKWLTLAVMMPLWTSILVRTMAWMILLQDTGPINAFLEAIGIGAQPLIRTTFGVALGMAQVLLPFMVLPLYSAMSKIDPRLLTASSSLGANGITSFFTVYLPLSRPGIFAGSVTVFILGLGFYIIPSLLGSPQEAMISSLIYLQVSQFLEWGHGATLGVALLAVTALLLAGFSKLTKQSAAKAGADR; encoded by the coding sequence GTGCTGCCGCTCATCGATATCATCGTGCGCAGCTTCACAGACGTCAGCCCGGCCGACACACGTGGCAATTACTGGTGGCTTGTGTCGAACACGGACAACCTGATTATCGGTGCCCGTACGATTCTCACCTCGCTGGTGGTCACCATCGCCTGTTTGGTCTTGGCTTACCCGTACGCCTATCTGATGACCATTGTGAGCGACCGCAGTCGCAAGTGGCTTACACTCGCGGTCATGATGCCACTGTGGACGAGCATCCTGGTCCGCACGATGGCGTGGATGATTCTGTTGCAGGACACTGGCCCGATCAATGCGTTCCTTGAGGCGATTGGAATCGGCGCGCAACCGCTTATTCGAACCACATTCGGTGTGGCGCTCGGTATGGCGCAGGTGCTGTTGCCATTCATGGTGCTGCCGCTTTACTCGGCGATGTCAAAGATTGATCCACGGCTGCTTACGGCGTCCTCGAGCCTAGGGGCGAATGGCATCACTTCGTTTTTCACCGTGTACCTGCCGCTATCGCGGCCCGGCATCTTCGCCGGCAGCGTTACGGTGTTCATCCTCGGCCTTGGCTTCTACATCATCCCCTCACTGCTCGGATCGCCACAGGAGGCAATGATCTCTTCCCTGATTTATCTCCAGGTGAGCCAGTTCCTCGAATGGGGCCATGGCGCAACCCTGGGCGTAGCACTTCTGGCGGTGACCGCGCTCCTCCTCGCAGGGTTTAGCAAGCTCACCAAACAGTCCGCGGCGAAGGCGGGAGCCGATCGATGA
- a CDS encoding ABC transporter permease yields the protein MTLKRVLGVLSVLTIIWLLVPTLVIIPMSFNEAQSFNFPPKGFSTRWYENFFTNGVWLKSLGNSFLIAILTAIIATTLGVLACLGLIRLKPRARGIFENLFLAPMIVPGIVLAIGLYSIYLRLQSSTGFLWLGTLQGFVFAHVILALPLVITNVMASLQGVDDRLGQAAASLGASRMTTFFTVTLPLIIPGVTAGALFAFVTSFDEIILSLFIQTPNMQTLPVQLFNSVRQSNDPTVAAVAVVMMVLSLLVLLAAQSATRKRKVKA from the coding sequence ATGACACTCAAACGCGTTCTTGGTGTGCTGTCGGTGCTCACAATCATTTGGTTGTTGGTGCCCACACTGGTGATTATCCCGATGTCGTTCAACGAGGCACAGTCATTCAACTTTCCGCCGAAGGGATTTTCGACTCGCTGGTACGAGAATTTCTTCACCAATGGTGTCTGGCTTAAGTCACTCGGTAACTCGTTTTTGATCGCCATTTTGACGGCAATCATTGCGACCACTCTCGGGGTCCTTGCTTGCCTGGGGCTCATCCGCTTGAAGCCAAGAGCCCGTGGAATCTTCGAGAACCTCTTCCTCGCGCCAATGATTGTCCCGGGTATCGTCCTCGCGATTGGCCTCTATTCGATATACCTGCGGTTGCAGTCGTCGACAGGGTTCCTATGGCTCGGAACGCTGCAGGGCTTCGTGTTCGCACACGTGATTTTGGCATTGCCCTTGGTGATCACGAACGTCATGGCGAGTCTGCAAGGGGTGGATGACCGGCTCGGACAAGCCGCAGCGAGCCTCGGAGCTTCCCGAATGACGACGTTCTTCACCGTCACGTTGCCGCTCATCATTCCGGGCGTGACGGCTGGCGCACTCTTTGCGTTCGTCACGTCGTTCGATGAAATTATCCTGTCGCTGTTCATTCAGACGCCAAACATGCAGACCCTACCGGTTCAGCTCTTTAACTCGGTTCGCCAGAGCAACGATCCCACCGTGGCGGCTGTTGCCGTGGTCATGATGGTGCTCTCGCTCCTCGTCCTGCTCGCCGCGCAGTCGGCAACTCGAAAACGAAAGGTAAAGGCATGA